Proteins from one Flammeovirgaceae bacterium genomic window:
- a CDS encoding phosphatidylserine decarboxylase yields MNRFFRFFSLNIWGNLPSAWQRLLSKFYAQLYTKSYSRHLIGPYCRLHYTDPAYLSQFKPASGNSTYQNFQDFFTRVYKAPPQILSDAAWPCEGLLCEYGKVGETQLVHVKGQKRHLRNIFGKLGPSIPDHYYFSNVFLHNNNYHRIHSPVAGTIEQMERVPGDLVVLRPWIYKKDPSLPALRNERVNISIRSKKGDRWFLSIVGGPAVGTIVIANNLATGSLLHIGQELAVFLLGSTCCIASPLPATNSALGCQVAVGKPL; encoded by the coding sequence ATGAACAGGTTCTTTAGGTTTTTTTCTTTGAACATTTGGGGAAACCTTCCATCGGCATGGCAGCGCCTGTTATCGAAATTTTACGCCCAACTATACACCAAAAGTTACAGCCGGCACCTCATTGGGCCATACTGCCGCCTCCACTATACCGACCCCGCCTATTTGTCCCAGTTCAAACCTGCCAGCGGAAACAGTACTTACCAAAACTTTCAGGATTTTTTCACCCGTGTTTACAAGGCACCTCCACAAATTTTGAGCGATGCCGCGTGGCCATGCGAAGGGTTGTTGTGCGAATATGGGAAGGTAGGCGAAACCCAACTCGTGCACGTAAAAGGCCAGAAACGCCACCTGCGCAACATCTTTGGCAAGTTGGGCCCAAGCATCCCAGACCATTACTATTTTTCCAATGTTTTTCTTCACAACAACAATTACCACCGCATTCACAGTCCGGTTGCAGGCACCATTGAACAGATGGAACGCGTGCCGGGCGACCTGGTGGTGCTGAGGCCGTGGATTTATAAAAAAGACCCCTCACTGCCGGCACTGCGCAACGAGCGTGTAAACATTTCCATCCGGTCAAAAAAGGGGGACCGATGGTTCTTGTCCATTGTAGGGGGGCCGGCAGTAGGCACCATCGTCATTGCCAACAACCTCGCCACGGGGTCGCTGCTCCATATAGGACAGGAGTTGGCCGTGTTCCTGCTGGGGTCTACCTGCTGCATCGCCTCCCCCCTGCCGGCTACCAACAGTGCCCTTGGCTGCCAGGTGGCCGTGGGAAAGCCCCTGTGA
- a CDS encoding D-aminoacylase: protein MRRIAFLLNLFACALLFGCQQEYDLIIKNGMVYDGSGNAPVQADVAVNKDRIVKTGNLSHAKAKREIDATGLAVSPGFIDMHAHLDPLLRLPSAESAIRQGVTTSLGGPDGSSPWPLGAYLDEADSIGMTMNVAFLIGHNTIRKNVMGLEDRAPTDKELTEMEDQVGQGMKDGAFGLSTGLKYIPGAFSNVDEVIALAKVASKYGGIYTSHLREEGIGLLEAVHEAIQIGREANIPIVLTHHKAIGTKMWGASVKTLAMVDSARKIGIDVMMDQYPYNASYTGIGVLIPSWSRAGGNDEFKKRLKNPILRDSIKRGIVNNILYDRGGADLNRVQFALVNWKKDLEGRTLRDWLVERKMEPTVENGAELVIEAQLKGGANCVYFAMDDADVERIMKHPQTMIGSDGRLVAPGDGHPHPRWYGTFPRVLGVYVREKGVLTLENAIHKMTMMSADRLGLKDRGRIEENTFADLVVFNPKTVKDKSTFQDPHQYPEGIDYVIVNGKLAVDGGQFIDARSGMVLRKGQ from the coding sequence ATGAGACGAATAGCCTTTCTTTTGAACTTGTTTGCCTGTGCACTGCTTTTCGGCTGCCAGCAGGAATATGACCTCATCATTAAAAACGGAATGGTCTATGATGGGTCGGGCAACGCCCCGGTTCAAGCAGACGTTGCCGTAAACAAAGACAGGATTGTTAAAACAGGGAACCTCTCCCATGCCAAGGCCAAGCGGGAAATTGACGCCACCGGCCTTGCCGTTTCGCCCGGTTTTATCGATATGCACGCCCACCTGGACCCATTGCTCAGGCTTCCCTCGGCAGAGAGTGCCATACGCCAGGGGGTGACTACCTCTTTGGGCGGGCCGGACGGATCTTCGCCCTGGCCACTGGGTGCCTACCTCGATGAGGCGGACAGCATTGGCATGACCATGAACGTTGCCTTTCTCATCGGGCACAATACCATCAGAAAAAATGTGATGGGGCTGGAAGACAGGGCGCCAACGGACAAAGAACTCACCGAAATGGAGGACCAGGTAGGGCAGGGCATGAAGGATGGGGCGTTCGGTTTGTCCACAGGCCTTAAATATATCCCCGGGGCATTTTCCAATGTGGATGAAGTGATTGCCCTGGCCAAGGTGGCATCGAAGTACGGGGGCATTTACACCTCCCACCTCCGGGAAGAAGGCATAGGATTGTTGGAGGCCGTACATGAGGCCATCCAGATAGGCAGGGAGGCAAACATCCCCATTGTGCTTACCCACCACAAGGCCATCGGCACTAAAATGTGGGGCGCCAGCGTAAAGACCCTGGCGATGGTGGACAGCGCCAGGAAAATAGGGATTGATGTTATGATGGACCAATACCCTTACAATGCCAGCTATACCGGCATTGGGGTGCTCATCCCATCCTGGTCAAGGGCGGGGGGCAATGATGAATTTAAAAAAAGGCTGAAAAACCCTATTTTGAGGGACAGCATTAAAAGGGGCATAGTAAACAATATTTTGTACGACCGTGGCGGGGCGGATTTGAACCGGGTCCAATTTGCGTTGGTGAATTGGAAAAAAGACCTGGAGGGAAGGACATTGCGCGATTGGCTCGTGGAAAGGAAAATGGAGCCCACCGTGGAGAACGGTGCGGAGTTGGTCATAGAGGCCCAGCTCAAGGGCGGGGCCAATTGCGTGTACTTTGCCATGGACGATGCTGACGTGGAACGTATTATGAAGCACCCTCAAACCATGATCGGATCGGACGGAAGGCTGGTGGCACCCGGTGACGGGCACCCGCACCCCCGCTGGTATGGGACCTTCCCCCGGGTACTGGGGGTTTATGTTCGCGAAAAGGGGGTCTTGACTTTGGAAAATGCCATTCATAAAATGACGATGATGTCGGCCGACCGGCTCGGCCTTAAAGACAGGGGAAGGATCGAAGAAAATACTTTTGCCGATTTGGTGGTGTTCAATCCGAAAACCGTAAAAGACAAGTCCACATTTCAGGACCCCCACCAATACCCGGAAGGAATCGATTACGTGATCGTAAACGGAAAGCTGGCGGTGGATGGCGGCCAGTTTATTGATGCGAGGTCGGGCATGGTGTTAAGGAAAGGCCAATAG